The genomic segment CCTGTAAGTGCTTCTCAGCGAGAAGCTTTACCGCCCGAGGGGCGAGAATCTTCCCCTCGGCGATCGCCTTTGCGTACTTGCTGCCGCGGTCCATCCGCGGCGAAGTCTTCTTCTTCGTCGTCTTCTTCGTGGTCGCCATTCAGCAAGGCCTCCAGGGTGGCGAGCCTGTCTTCCTCCGGGCGCGCATAGCCGCGGGCCGCAGGAGCGAGACCGAGAGTCTTGGCCAGGGCGTGGAACTCCTTGAGTGTCGAGAGGTAGAGGAGGGCCGCAGGGCTGCGCTTGGGAGCGCCGCCCTTAGAATCTCGGATGATGGGGTCCTCAGTCATCACCTCTTGCTCCAGCCTGGCAAGGAACACGGATAGGGCGCAGTACCTGGCGACCGCATCCCGGTCGGCCTCGGTGAAGAGGCCGAGCCTCCGCAGGCGCCGCCAGACGGCCTGGGCCGGCTTACTCATGCCAGCCGGAGCAGCGCCGA from the Bacillota bacterium genome contains:
- a CDS encoding phage terminase small subunit P27 family, producing the protein MARKKPPTEKRAAGTYRPDRDASKQPHRPLGAAPAGMSKPAQAVWRRLRRLGLFTEADRDAVARYCALSVFLARLEQEVMTEDPIIRDSKGGAPKRSPAALLYLSTLKEFHALAKTLGLAPAARGYARPEEDRLATLEALLNGDHEEDDEEEDFAADGPRQQVRKGDRRGEDSRPSGGKASR